In one Yarrowia lipolytica chromosome 1A, complete sequence genomic region, the following are encoded:
- a CDS encoding uncharacterized protein (Compare to YALI0A07711g, no similarity), translating into MSSSETAFIAAKLQKSSLSLKRRDSCKTWRRSRCRGIMSNRDRTSNLTLGFSGGDCRSMIVSAGVVKAFDD; encoded by the coding sequence ATGTCGAGTTCAGAAACCGCGTTTATCGCTGCCAAGCTGCAGAAATCGAGTCTTTCcctgaagagaagagattCTTGCAAAACGTGGCGGAGATCTAGATGTCGAGGAATCATGTCCAACAGAGACCGTACCTCCAATTTGACTCTGGGGTTTTCAGGAGGTGACTGCAGATCGATGATTGTTTCAGCCGGGGTGGTGAAGGCCTTTGATGATTGA